Proteins encoded by one window of Chondromyces crocatus:
- a CDS encoding type VI secretion system Vgr family protein, with product MILELNVASGDRTLSVRRFSVHEATSSLFTVSIWARSESPSIDLEAIIGKPASFRIDSGMLFARTGTRTWTGIVSTIEQVHAVQPTAGKDESTYFLRLVPTLWVLTQRRNYRIFQHASIPDIVDELLGEWNLEPDWKIGREEYPKLEFKVQYGESDYAFLSRLLEEAGIAFTFADEGEEGSKLTLADKLHSGPVRPEALPYVDNPNEASEKEFVQNVRLLYEVRPGATTIRDYDFRNPGFALLGEAPTKAPAPEDKYEQYHYQPGAMLIETGKGGNTPVADDKGTARYDQSFGHGRADRGLAGDRQGRRSIAFDTNTIDLVPGVVFSIEGHPHNELGDAATLLVTELSVEGSPGEEMTMSGQAVFTDVPYLPVQRTPKPKVEGVQSATVVGTAGQEVHTDEFGRVRVQFPWDREGRSDDASSCWIRVSQGWAGTGYGMIVIPRVGQEVLVGFLDGDPDHPVVVGRVFNATQAVPYKLPDHKTRSTWKSDSSLGSAGFNEIMFEDLKGQELVWEHAEKNRRRLVKNDETITIAHDRQKLVKNDEHERTVGHVKIVVGKDQDLVVAQDRRERVEGDSHLRVFGKQNQRVDGVMSLTVKGDQHELVGKNHALAAVKEIHLAAGTALVIEAAEDLTIKGPGGFIRIDQGGVTIRGKTVRINSGGSAGSGAGVQPEEPAEAVEAVTDDVSKTLIGQ from the coding sequence ATGATTCTCGAGCTGAACGTCGCGTCTGGTGACCGCACGCTGTCGGTGCGTCGTTTCTCGGTCCACGAGGCGACATCGAGCCTGTTCACAGTCTCCATCTGGGCACGATCCGAGAGCCCCAGCATCGATCTGGAGGCGATCATCGGGAAGCCAGCGAGCTTCCGGATCGACAGCGGCATGCTGTTTGCGCGGACGGGTACGCGCACCTGGACCGGTATCGTCAGCACGATCGAGCAGGTCCACGCGGTGCAGCCGACGGCTGGCAAGGACGAGTCGACCTACTTCTTGCGCCTCGTCCCCACGCTGTGGGTGCTCACCCAGCGACGCAACTACCGTATTTTCCAGCACGCGAGCATCCCCGACATCGTGGACGAGCTCCTCGGCGAGTGGAACCTCGAGCCCGACTGGAAGATCGGTCGTGAGGAGTATCCGAAGCTCGAATTCAAGGTGCAGTACGGCGAGAGCGACTACGCCTTCCTGAGCCGACTCCTCGAAGAAGCCGGGATCGCGTTCACCTTCGCCGACGAGGGGGAAGAAGGCTCGAAGCTGACGCTTGCCGACAAGCTCCACAGCGGTCCGGTGCGCCCCGAGGCGCTGCCCTACGTGGACAACCCCAACGAGGCCTCGGAGAAAGAGTTCGTGCAGAATGTGCGGCTGCTCTACGAGGTGCGGCCGGGCGCGACCACCATCCGCGACTACGACTTCCGCAATCCCGGGTTCGCGTTGCTCGGCGAGGCACCCACCAAGGCGCCAGCGCCAGAGGACAAGTACGAGCAGTACCACTACCAGCCCGGGGCGATGCTGATCGAGACGGGGAAGGGGGGGAACACGCCGGTCGCCGATGACAAGGGCACCGCGCGTTACGATCAGTCCTTCGGGCACGGGCGTGCTGACCGCGGTCTGGCGGGAGATCGGCAAGGCCGTCGCTCCATCGCCTTCGACACGAACACCATCGATCTCGTCCCTGGCGTGGTCTTCTCGATCGAGGGGCATCCGCACAACGAACTCGGCGATGCCGCGACGCTCCTCGTCACGGAGCTGTCGGTGGAAGGCTCTCCCGGTGAGGAGATGACGATGTCCGGTCAGGCAGTGTTCACGGACGTGCCGTACCTGCCGGTCCAGCGGACGCCGAAACCCAAGGTGGAAGGTGTGCAGAGCGCGACCGTCGTCGGGACCGCGGGACAGGAGGTTCACACCGACGAGTTCGGGCGCGTCCGCGTGCAGTTCCCCTGGGATCGCGAGGGGCGGAGCGACGACGCGAGTTCGTGCTGGATTCGTGTGAGCCAGGGATGGGCCGGGACGGGCTACGGGATGATCGTGATCCCCCGCGTCGGACAGGAGGTGCTGGTTGGCTTCCTGGACGGCGATCCGGATCATCCGGTCGTCGTCGGGCGCGTGTTCAACGCGACGCAAGCGGTGCCCTACAAGCTGCCGGACCACAAGACGAGGAGCACCTGGAAGAGCGACTCGTCCCTGGGCTCGGCAGGGTTCAACGAGATCATGTTCGAGGATCTCAAGGGACAGGAGCTCGTCTGGGAGCATGCCGAGAAGAACCGTCGGCGCCTGGTGAAGAACGACGAGACCATCACGATCGCTCACGATCGACAGAAGCTCGTGAAGAACGACGAGCACGAGCGCACGGTCGGGCACGTGAAGATCGTCGTCGGCAAGGACCAGGATCTGGTGGTCGCGCAAGACCGCCGTGAGCGCGTCGAAGGCGATAGCCACCTGCGAGTGTTCGGCAAGCAGAACCAGCGGGTCGATGGCGTGATGTCATTGACGGTGAAGGGGGATCAGCACGAGCTGGTGGGCAAGAACCACGCGCTCGCGGCCGTGAAGGAGATCCACCTCGCCGCAGGGACCGCGCTGGTGATCGAGGCGGCCGAGGACCTGACCATCAAGGGCCCCGGGGGCTTCATCCGCATCGATCAGGGCGGCGTGACCATCCGTGGCAAGACGGTGCGCATCAACAGCGGTGGATCGGCTGGGAGCGGCGCAGGCGTACAGCCGGAGGAGCCGGCCGAGGCGGTCGAAGCCGTGACCGACGATGTGAGCAAGACCTTGATCGGGCAGTAG
- a CDS encoding DUF4123 domain-containing protein produces the protein MEPRCIVEIRWGRLSGTKGVIPPGGALRVGRTERADLSVPHDAQLSALHFQLSWDGARCALQDLGSIGGTRLHGSMVSEAEVEHGDWIQAGETDFLVYVEGKTPPPQQDPAEIPGRVRFREKQRRTTAATALAVLRAEAAVAPLYAVLDAARDERILVLLRESVERHRSLYEGAPGEPLEDVAPYLVGPLAPDARLLERLVEEGWGKRWGWFCTTPRAFTELRRHLRRFLMVELDESGQRLYFRFYDPRVMRRFLPTCTPRQEEELFGDILAIFVEGERGEPRRLTQRPSQSRE, from the coding sequence GTGGAGCCGCGGTGCATCGTCGAGATCCGCTGGGGTCGGCTCTCGGGGACGAAGGGGGTGATCCCTCCCGGCGGTGCGCTGCGTGTTGGCCGGACCGAGCGGGCCGACCTCTCGGTGCCGCACGATGCACAGCTCTCGGCCTTGCACTTCCAGCTCTCGTGGGACGGAGCGCGCTGTGCGCTCCAGGATCTCGGGAGCATCGGAGGGACGCGGCTCCACGGGTCGATGGTGAGCGAGGCCGAGGTCGAGCACGGCGACTGGATCCAGGCAGGGGAGACCGACTTCCTCGTCTACGTGGAGGGCAAGACGCCCCCGCCCCAGCAGGACCCGGCCGAGATCCCGGGGCGCGTGCGCTTCCGTGAGAAGCAGCGCCGCACGACGGCGGCCACGGCCCTCGCGGTGCTGCGCGCCGAGGCAGCCGTGGCGCCTCTCTATGCCGTGCTCGACGCCGCGCGCGACGAGCGGATTCTGGTGCTCCTGCGCGAGTCGGTGGAGCGGCACCGCTCCCTCTACGAAGGGGCGCCCGGCGAGCCGCTCGAGGACGTCGCGCCTTACCTGGTGGGGCCGCTCGCGCCGGACGCGCGGTTGCTGGAGCGCCTCGTGGAGGAGGGATGGGGCAAGCGCTGGGGATGGTTCTGCACCACCCCGCGCGCCTTCACCGAGCTGCGTCGACACCTCCGCCGCTTCCTCATGGTCGAGCTCGATGAGTCGGGGCAGCGGCTTTACTTTCGCTTCTACGATCCCCGTGTCATGCGGCGGTTCTTGCCCACCTGCACCCCGAGGCAGGAGGAAGAGCTGTTCGGGGACATCCTCGCCATTTTCGTCGAAGGTGAGCGCGGCGAGCCACGCCGCCTGACCCAGCGGCCCAGCCAGAGCAGGGAGTGA
- a CDS encoding FHA domain-containing protein codes for MITCPKCSKENQDHYKFCLGCGAELPREASPKKFAAGTPPQGVPAVKASFGDESTSVGPGPLPRAAAPAAAPVHSPEPVAFAPVPAVSAAPAVAPSVPPAAGSTIVCGQCQELNPASNKFCALCGFKLAPKAASIPAPAASPAPAAAANGSILLTALRADGTEAGAHTITGTTTIGRDSGSIFAGDSYLSPRHATFTRRGTKAFVRDDNSLNGVYRKLRRDEPVLLQIGDVFRIGQEIVRLESLNPVPATPDGVERLGSPSKGYVGRIAMIIGRDTTGNAFPVPETGLHMGRERGDILFPEDGYVSGLHCQLSYQNGRLFLIDLGSSNGTFVRLYSETEISEGDVLLMGQQLFRIAL; via the coding sequence GTGATCACCTGCCCGAAGTGCTCCAAGGAGAACCAGGACCATTACAAGTTCTGTCTCGGCTGCGGAGCCGAGCTACCTCGCGAAGCCTCACCAAAGAAGTTCGCGGCCGGGACCCCGCCGCAAGGTGTGCCAGCGGTCAAGGCCAGCTTCGGTGACGAGTCCACCTCGGTCGGCCCTGGACCCCTCCCGCGCGCGGCAGCGCCGGCTGCTGCCCCCGTGCACTCGCCCGAGCCCGTCGCCTTTGCCCCCGTGCCGGCCGTATCGGCGGCGCCTGCGGTGGCCCCGAGCGTTCCCCCCGCGGCTGGTTCGACCATCGTGTGCGGGCAGTGCCAGGAGTTGAACCCGGCATCGAACAAGTTCTGTGCGCTCTGCGGGTTCAAGCTGGCACCGAAGGCGGCCAGCATCCCTGCTCCTGCAGCATCCCCCGCGCCAGCGGCTGCTGCGAACGGGAGCATCTTGCTCACGGCGCTCCGTGCAGACGGCACGGAGGCCGGCGCCCACACGATCACCGGCACCACGACCATCGGGCGCGACTCGGGATCCATCTTCGCCGGCGACAGCTATCTCTCTCCGCGCCACGCCACCTTCACGCGCCGCGGCACCAAGGCCTTCGTCAGGGACGACAACTCGCTGAACGGTGTGTACCGCAAGCTGCGCCGGGACGAACCGGTGCTCCTCCAGATCGGCGACGTGTTTCGCATCGGGCAGGAAATCGTGCGTCTGGAAAGCCTCAACCCCGTCCCCGCCACGCCGGATGGGGTGGAGCGGTTGGGCAGCCCTTCCAAGGGATACGTCGGGCGCATCGCCATGATCATCGGGCGCGATACCACCGGCAACGCCTTCCCGGTCCCCGAGACGGGCCTGCACATGGGCCGGGAGCGCGGCGACATCCTCTTCCCCGAGGATGGCTACGTCTCAGGCCTGCACTGCCAGCTCTCTTACCAGAATGGCAGGCTCTTCCTGATCGATCTCGGGAGCTCGAACGGTACCTTCGTTCGGCTGTACAGCGAGACGGAGATCAGCGAGGGTGACGTCCTGCTGATGGGACAGCAGCTCTTCCGCATCGCGCTCTGA
- a CDS encoding (deoxy)nucleoside triphosphate pyrophosphohydrolase, which translates to MEMVRTIRVVAAVIEQDGRYLITQRRATAVLPLLWEFPGGRVEEGETDAVALKREVRHRLGVEIEAGQLISFVSHPYERYTVDLYLYECSIQSGEPAPLAVNEFRWVTSAEFDRYPFTPADEATMNKLLGVG; encoded by the coding sequence ATGGAAATGGTTCGGACCATCCGGGTCGTCGCCGCCGTCATCGAACAGGACGGGCGGTATCTCATCACCCAGCGACGTGCCACGGCGGTGCTCCCGCTCCTCTGGGAGTTCCCTGGCGGTCGGGTGGAGGAGGGCGAGACCGACGCGGTGGCCCTCAAGCGCGAAGTGAGGCATCGGCTCGGGGTCGAGATCGAAGCGGGGCAGCTCATCTCGTTCGTGAGCCACCCTTACGAGCGGTACACCGTGGATCTCTACCTGTACGAGTGTTCGATCCAGAGCGGTGAACCCGCTCCACTCGCCGTCAACGAGTTCCGCTGGGTGACGAGCGCGGAGTTCGACAGGTACCCGTTCACGCCTGCCGACGAGGCGACGATGAACAAGCTGCTCGGCGTCGGTTAA